Proteins encoded in a region of the Flammeovirga yaeyamensis genome:
- the frr gene encoding ribosome recycling factor, whose product MEEEIGMYLDDAKEMMEKAISHTEHELSKIRAGKASASMLDGLTVDYYGAPTPINQVASATTPDAYSVVIKPWEKNMLSEIEKSIRDSDLGVNPVNDGEQVRINMPPLTEERRRELVKRVKGEIEKGKISIRNARKDTNDGLKKLLKDGASEDAIKDAEASVQDLTNAFTKKIEEVFVKKEKDIMTV is encoded by the coding sequence ATGGAAGAGGAAATAGGAATGTATCTTGATGATGCAAAAGAAATGATGGAAAAAGCCATTTCTCATACAGAACACGAACTATCTAAAATTCGTGCGGGTAAAGCTTCTGCATCAATGTTAGACGGTTTAACTGTTGATTATTATGGTGCTCCAACTCCTATTAATCAAGTTGCTTCAGCAACTACTCCAGATGCTTACTCTGTAGTAATCAAGCCTTGGGAAAAGAACATGCTTTCTGAAATTGAAAAGTCAATTCGTGATTCAGACCTAGGTGTTAACCCTGTAAATGATGGTGAGCAAGTAAGAATTAACATGCCTCCATTAACAGAAGAAAGAAGACGTGAATTAGTAAAAAGAGTAAAAGGTGAAATCGAAAAAGGTAAGATTTCTATCCGTAATGCTCGTAAAGACACTAACGACGGTCTTAAGAAATTATTAAAAGACGGTGCTTCAGAAGATGCTATCAAAGATGCTGAAGCTTCTGTTCAAGACTTAACGAATGCCTTCACTAAGAAAATTGAAGAAGTTTTCGTGAAGAAAGAAAAAGATATTATGACTGTATAA
- a CDS encoding LruC domain-containing protein → MKKLKFSTLFLSSLLIIGAVSCTETIDGDMPNQNDPTTTASSFEETAIPEGFTFKTSQELTLHADFEGIDEQVLYEYRYVLPSGDVRQVGKMISNAQSNMNHPVRLPIHVKNIQVIARTTTGSYLETTGITGNNVYVTFNSSSPTFTDVTSNQRSSGVSSTDTDSDGVIDSNDDYPNDPNKAFDSYYPAYDVKASYAFEDLYPRKGDYDFNDVVIDYNYHFIKNAAGHVVELIIDCNGVQVEAGLVHGAAIETPYPASYITSVTGYYTTNTVVELDSKGIETGNDTNKAVVLLFDNMNDRLETTSGDITMTDDIVVTVVLNTPADPGVHWNFNPFIFRTNDRSREVHLAGQDYTAHFDTDLLNRNDADNGFETEDNHPWALDIPEVFEPPLEGRDITNVYHNFQAFAESGGATNTDWYLDIEGYRNQNKIAESVDLE, encoded by the coding sequence ATGAAGAAATTAAAATTCTCTACTTTATTCCTATCATCTCTACTAATAATTGGGGCAGTAAGTTGTACTGAAACAATTGATGGTGATATGCCAAATCAAAACGATCCTACTACTACTGCTTCATCATTTGAAGAAACCGCTATTCCAGAAGGCTTTACTTTTAAAACATCACAAGAATTAACTCTTCACGCTGATTTTGAGGGAATAGATGAACAAGTTTTATACGAATATAGATATGTTTTACCATCAGGAGATGTAAGACAAGTAGGTAAGATGATTTCCAATGCTCAATCCAACATGAATCATCCCGTTAGATTACCAATACATGTAAAAAACATACAAGTAATCGCTAGAACTACTACGGGGTCATACTTGGAAACGACAGGGATTACTGGTAATAATGTTTATGTTACATTCAACTCCTCCTCTCCTACATTTACAGATGTAACCTCAAACCAAAGATCTTCCGGGGTATCATCAACTGATACGGACAGTGATGGTGTCATCGACTCAAATGACGATTATCCGAACGATCCAAATAAAGCTTTTGACAGCTATTATCCTGCATATGATGTAAAAGCTTCTTATGCTTTTGAGGATCTATACCCACGAAAAGGTGATTATGATTTTAATGACGTAGTAATAGATTACAACTATCATTTTATAAAAAATGCTGCTGGTCATGTGGTTGAATTAATTATTGATTGTAATGGTGTTCAAGTAGAGGCTGGATTAGTACATGGTGCCGCCATAGAAACGCCCTATCCTGCATCATATATAACAAGTGTAACAGGTTATTACACTACGAATACAGTTGTAGAACTTGATTCTAAAGGCATAGAAACTGGAAATGATACCAATAAAGCTGTGGTTTTATTATTTGATAATATGAACGACAGATTAGAAACAACTTCAGGTGATATAACAATGACGGATGATATCGTAGTAACAGTGGTATTAAATACTCCTGCCGACCCTGGCGTACATTGGAATTTCAATCCATTTATTTTTAGAACAAATGATAGATCAAGAGAAGTACATCTTGCTGGTCAAGATTACACCGCACACTTTGATACGGATCTCTTGAATCGTAATGACGCCGATAACGGATTCGAAACAGAAGACAACCATCCATGGGCATTAGATATACCGGAAGTATTCGAACCACCTTTAGAGGGTAGAGATATTACTAATGTGTATCATAACTTCCAAGCTTTTGCAGAAAGCGGAGGAGCAACAAATACAGATTGGTACTTAGATATTGAAGGTTATAGAAACCAAAATAAAATAGCTGAAAGTGTAGACTTAGAATAA
- a CDS encoding universal stress protein, which produces MDNAQTALLPLDLTYIDDAIIKYSLKASPLSTVRKVILMHVLKDNSGKDEVEYNGKLVSRKEMAKAKMLDLVEKHKELNTRNVEFEFIVSESNDPTNKILKYSKKNKVELIIAGKKNIAEGSGTIARLLTRYAFCTVLTVSENPQVPIKKAIVPIDFSEMSKRAMIEGINVAKRNNMELVILHVYALPTGYTASGKSPEEYASVLQLHAEKRCKNFLKQFDLEDVKYKERLHFDLYGNNEAKIISNISLVEDADLIVMGSRGRSALAATFIGSTTESLMKQHNTTVSTLVVKDRVRNLGLFGALLEM; this is translated from the coding sequence ATGGATAATGCACAGACAGCGCTTTTACCGCTAGACCTTACTTATATTGATGATGCAATCATCAAATATTCGCTTAAAGCTTCGCCTCTTTCAACTGTTCGCAAAGTTATTTTAATGCACGTGCTTAAAGATAACTCCGGAAAAGATGAAGTAGAGTACAATGGAAAGCTTGTATCAAGAAAAGAAATGGCAAAAGCCAAAATGCTTGACTTGGTAGAAAAGCATAAAGAATTAAACACTAGAAATGTAGAGTTTGAATTTATTGTTTCTGAATCTAACGATCCAACAAACAAAATTTTAAAATATTCTAAGAAAAATAAGGTAGAACTTATTATTGCAGGCAAAAAGAACATAGCAGAAGGAAGTGGGACAATTGCACGTCTACTCACTCGTTATGCTTTTTGTACAGTTCTAACTGTATCAGAAAATCCTCAGGTTCCTATAAAAAAAGCAATTGTTCCTATCGACTTTTCTGAAATGTCGAAACGTGCAATGATTGAAGGAATCAATGTAGCGAAAAGAAATAATATGGAACTTGTTATTCTTCATGTCTACGCCTTGCCAACAGGTTATACTGCCTCTGGAAAGTCTCCTGAAGAGTATGCATCCGTTTTACAGCTTCATGCAGAAAAAAGATGTAAGAATTTCTTAAAGCAATTCGATCTAGAAGATGTAAAATACAAAGAAAGATTACATTTTGATCTTTACGGAAATAACGAAGCCAAAATTATATCTAATATCTCATTGGTAGAAGATGCTGATTTAATTGTAATGGGTTCAAGAGGCCGTTCTGCTTTAGCTGCTACTTTTATTGGTAGTACCACAGAAAGTTTAATGAAACAACATAATACAACAGTTTCTACACTTGTAGTAAAAGATAGGGTTCGAAATTTAGGACTCTTTGGAGCATTATTAGAAATGTAA
- a CDS encoding purine-nucleoside phosphorylase, translated as MISYKEKVESCVQQIQTLIDGFQAEVGIVLGTGLGGLVEEFDIKYDLPYEKLDNFPLSTVESHKGRLIFGYFKGRKIVAMQGRFHYYEGYDMKTVTFPIRVMKLLGIKALFISNAAGGINPSFNKSDLMILNDHINLMPENPLTGHNVADWGDRFPDMFEPYDKNLRELAKEVIQEHQLPVHEGVYASVTGPNLETKAEYKYLGIIGADVVGMSTVPEVIVAVHMNLPVFAVSVVTDLCYEGALKPVELSEILENAKNAEPHLSKLIGGLIQKV; from the coding sequence ATGATTTCATACAAAGAGAAAGTCGAAAGTTGTGTTCAACAAATCCAAACGCTAATTGACGGTTTCCAAGCCGAAGTAGGTATTGTATTAGGTACAGGCCTTGGTGGATTGGTCGAAGAATTTGATATCAAATACGATTTACCCTATGAAAAATTGGATAACTTTCCCTTATCCACAGTAGAATCTCATAAAGGACGTTTGATCTTCGGTTACTTTAAAGGAAGAAAAATCGTCGCAATGCAAGGTCGTTTTCATTATTATGAAGGATATGATATGAAAACAGTCACTTTCCCAATTAGAGTAATGAAATTACTTGGGATTAAAGCATTATTCATTTCTAACGCTGCAGGAGGAATTAATCCATCTTTCAATAAAAGCGATTTGATGATATTAAATGATCATATCAATTTAATGCCTGAAAATCCTCTTACTGGACATAATGTTGCAGATTGGGGCGATCGTTTTCCAGATATGTTCGAACCTTATGATAAAAACTTAAGAGAACTTGCTAAAGAAGTCATTCAAGAACATCAACTTCCTGTGCACGAAGGAGTTTATGCTTCTGTAACGGGTCCTAACCTTGAAACAAAAGCTGAATATAAATACTTGGGAATTATTGGTGCAGATGTTGTGGGGATGTCTACGGTTCCTGAGGTAATTGTAGCGGTACACATGAACTTACCTGTATTTGCTGTCTCTGTAGTGACTGATTTATGCTATGAAGGTGCATTGAAACCTGTAGAATTATCAGAAATTTTAGAGAATGCAAAAAATGCTGAACCACATCTTTCAAAATTAATTGGTGGTTTGATACAGAAAGTTTAA
- a CDS encoding Tex family protein — protein sequence MVNITQKVAQLLSLSEKQVSATLELLDDGATVPFISRYRKEVTGSLDEVQVADIRDKAQSLRDLEKRREAILKSIDDQGKLTDDLKKKILAAETMTVLEDIYLPYKPKRKTRASVAKERGLEPLADLMVSPDLSSDILAEAEKFIDPEKDVDSVDKALAGARDIIAERLNEDSETRAEMRDLFMNKGAFKARVIPGKEEEGAKYKDYFDWTESVGKAPSHRVLAMRRAEKEMIISLDCSPEEEDAIFLLEDIHVDRRLPSADQIQLAVKDAYKRLLKPSMESESRLASKKTADEEAIGVFAENLRQLLLAAPLGQKRVLALDPGFRTGCKVVCLDSQGKLLDDAVIYPNEPQKQVAQSASMIKHLVEKHNIEAIAVGNGTASRETESFAKGLGLQGVQIVVVNESGASIYSASEVARNEFPDKDVTVRGAVSIGRRLMDPLAELVKIDPKSIGVGQYQHDVDQTALKGSLDDVVMSCVNAVGVEVNTASKELLSYVSGLGPSIAKNIVDFRNENGAFTSRAQLKKVPRLGPKAFEQCAGFLRIRDAKNPLDASAVHPESYDIVKKMAENLGVKVNDLMANENLHKQIKLDDYVTATVGIPTLTDILKELAKPGRDPREQFEAFEFKEGVEKMSDLTVGMKLPGIVTNITNFGAFVDVGVHQDGLVHLSQMADRYISDPNEVVKVHQKVQVVVTDVDIARKRIALSMKGLDGGGSTQQKRPQQSSGRRPQGGNNRRPQQREENNENLSMADKLAMLKNKFN from the coding sequence ATGGTGAATATCACACAAAAAGTAGCTCAGTTATTGAGCTTATCAGAAAAGCAAGTCAGTGCCACATTAGAGTTGTTGGACGATGGAGCTACCGTACCTTTCATTTCTCGATACAGAAAAGAGGTCACAGGAAGTTTAGACGAAGTACAAGTGGCCGACATTAGAGATAAGGCTCAGTCACTAAGAGACCTTGAAAAAAGAAGAGAAGCGATTCTTAAAAGTATCGATGATCAAGGTAAACTTACGGATGATTTAAAAAAGAAGATTCTAGCAGCAGAAACAATGACTGTGCTAGAGGATATCTACCTTCCATATAAACCAAAAAGAAAAACGAGAGCAAGTGTGGCCAAAGAAAGAGGTTTAGAGCCTTTGGCTGACTTGATGGTTTCTCCTGATCTATCTTCGGATATTCTTGCTGAAGCAGAAAAATTCATCGATCCTGAAAAAGACGTGGATTCTGTGGACAAAGCCTTAGCGGGTGCAAGAGATATTATCGCTGAGCGATTGAACGAAGATTCGGAAACGCGTGCAGAAATGCGTGACTTGTTCATGAACAAAGGTGCATTTAAAGCAAGAGTTATTCCTGGTAAAGAAGAGGAAGGTGCAAAATATAAAGATTACTTCGACTGGACAGAATCTGTGGGTAAAGCACCATCACATAGAGTGCTTGCCATGAGAAGAGCAGAAAAAGAGATGATTATTTCTTTGGACTGTTCTCCAGAAGAAGAAGATGCAATTTTCTTATTGGAAGACATCCACGTGGATCGTCGTCTTCCTTCAGCAGATCAAATTCAATTGGCTGTAAAAGATGCTTACAAGCGTTTATTGAAGCCATCAATGGAAAGTGAATCTAGATTAGCGTCTAAGAAAACTGCAGATGAGGAAGCCATTGGGGTATTCGCAGAAAACTTACGTCAGTTACTTTTAGCTGCTCCACTTGGTCAGAAAAGAGTATTGGCTTTAGACCCTGGTTTTAGAACAGGTTGTAAAGTAGTATGCTTGGACAGTCAAGGTAAATTGTTAGACGATGCTGTCATCTACCCTAACGAACCTCAAAAACAAGTAGCACAATCTGCTTCTATGATCAAACACTTGGTTGAGAAGCACAATATTGAAGCTATCGCTGTTGGAAACGGTACAGCAAGTAGAGAAACTGAATCGTTTGCGAAAGGATTAGGACTTCAAGGAGTTCAAATCGTAGTGGTAAATGAGAGTGGTGCTTCTATCTATTCTGCTTCTGAAGTAGCTAGAAACGAATTCCCGGACAAAGACGTTACTGTTAGAGGTGCCGTTTCTATTGGTCGTCGTTTGATGGATCCATTGGCGGAATTGGTAAAAATCGATCCTAAATCAATTGGTGTGGGACAATATCAACATGATGTTGATCAAACTGCACTTAAAGGAAGTTTGGACGATGTTGTTATGAGTTGTGTAAACGCCGTTGGTGTGGAAGTAAACACTGCTAGTAAAGAATTACTTTCTTACGTTTCAGGTTTAGGACCAAGCATTGCGAAGAACATCGTTGATTTCAGAAACGAGAACGGAGCCTTCACTTCAAGAGCACAATTGAAAAAAGTACCTCGTTTAGGACCAAAAGCATTCGAGCAATGTGCAGGTTTCTTGAGAATTAGAGATGCTAAAAATCCATTGGATGCTAGTGCAGTTCACCCAGAGAGTTACGACATCGTGAAAAAGATGGCCGAAAACCTTGGTGTAAAAGTGAACGATTTGATGGCCAATGAGAATCTTCATAAGCAAATCAAATTAGACGATTATGTCACTGCTACAGTAGGTATCCCTACTCTAACTGATATCTTGAAAGAATTAGCGAAACCTGGTCGTGACCCTCGTGAGCAATTCGAAGCTTTCGAATTTAAAGAAGGTGTAGAAAAGATGTCGGATCTAACCGTAGGAATGAAACTTCCTGGTATCGTTACTAACATCACTAATTTTGGAGCATTTGTAGACGTAGGAGTTCACCAAGATGGCTTGGTACACTTAAGCCAAATGGCCGATCGTTACATCTCAGATCCTAACGAAGTGGTTAAAGTACATCAAAAAGTACAAGTGGTTGTAACTGATGTTGATATTGCTAGAAAGCGTATTGCACTATCAATGAAAGGACTTGATGGCGGAGGATCTACACAGCAGAAACGTCCTCAACAATCATCTGGAAGAAGACCACAAGGAGGAAACAATCGTAGACCTCAACAAAGAGAAGAAAATAACGAGAACTTATCGATGGCAGACAAGCTTGCGATGCTTAAAAATAAGTTCAACTAA
- the gldJ gene encoding gliding motility lipoprotein GldJ codes for MSKKNLLYLASVLISALLVSGCAKSSKPDANHPGGYSTMTGLEYNGKDDNSFAVRDYQGMPEVPNMRYIEGGRFVLGSYEEDLMKSRDNVERTVSVASFWMDETEVANVHWLEYLHYVSTDSSVSGVSYEEALPDTTVWAEQLAFNDQYVDHYLRYPGFRFHPVVGVTWAQAQNFCAWRTTVVNKNLAVNNGTDEEAEAAENGEPIPLESGVVLPAFRLPTEAEWDYAAQALIGLQDIDENYSERRIYPWSGHSVRNPYGEHMGDMMANFKRGRGDYAGIGGKLNDGAMITSWIYDNPPNDFGLYNMAGNVSEWVEDIYRPLSYSDMDDLNPVRKNDYLDGPEHGYNYQSYGYVRQYNTFISNSIRVYKGGSWKDVAYWMAAGTRRFLDQDSATATIGFRCAMINPGEN; via the coding sequence ATGAGCAAAAAGAATCTTCTTTACTTAGCTTCTGTGTTGATATCCGCACTACTAGTATCGGGTTGTGCTAAGAGCTCCAAGCCTGACGCAAACCATCCAGGAGGCTACAGTACTATGACTGGTTTAGAGTATAATGGAAAAGACGACAATTCTTTCGCCGTTAGAGATTACCAAGGAATGCCCGAAGTACCTAACATGCGTTACATCGAGGGTGGTCGTTTCGTGTTAGGTTCATACGAGGAAGATTTAATGAAATCTCGTGATAACGTAGAAAGAACTGTATCAGTTGCTTCTTTCTGGATGGACGAAACGGAAGTTGCCAACGTTCACTGGTTAGAATACTTACATTACGTAAGCACTGACTCTTCGGTATCTGGTGTTTCTTACGAAGAAGCATTACCTGATACTACTGTATGGGCAGAACAACTAGCATTTAACGATCAATATGTAGATCACTACTTACGTTATCCTGGTTTCCGTTTCCACCCTGTAGTTGGTGTAACTTGGGCACAAGCTCAAAACTTCTGTGCATGGCGTACAACAGTTGTAAACAAAAATTTAGCGGTCAATAACGGTACTGACGAGGAAGCTGAAGCTGCAGAAAACGGCGAGCCAATTCCATTAGAGTCAGGTGTTGTTCTTCCAGCATTCCGTCTTCCTACTGAAGCAGAATGGGATTACGCAGCACAAGCCTTGATCGGTCTTCAAGATATCGACGAAAACTACTCTGAGCGTCGTATCTACCCTTGGTCAGGTCACTCAGTTCGTAACCCTTACGGTGAGCACATGGGTGATATGATGGCAAACTTCAAACGTGGTCGTGGTGACTACGCTGGTATCGGTGGTAAATTGAATGATGGTGCAATGATTACATCATGGATTTATGACAACCCTCCAAACGACTTCGGTCTTTACAACATGGCGGGTAACGTATCAGAATGGGTGGAAGATATCTACCGTCCACTTTCTTACTCAGATATGGATGACTTAAACCCTGTTCGTAAGAATGACTACTTAGATGGTCCTGAGCACGGTTACAACTACCAATCATACGGATATGTACGTCAGTACAACACGTTCATCTCGAACTCGATCCGTGTTTATAAAGGTGGTTCATGGAAAGACGTTGCTTACTGGATGGCAGCAGGTACTCGTCGTTTCTTAGATCAAGATTCAGCAACAGCAACTATCGGTTTCCGTTGTGCAATGATCAACCCTGGTGAGAACTAG
- the mfd gene encoding transcription-repair coupling factor: MGDLQDLRQIELKDLIKAYQSDSTTGILLNQLKKPESASYLKGLCGSLDSIIASTVYNKLKGCHVFVMHDVEEAMYFLNDLQNLLPDADVLYFPSSYKRPFEFTEVENANVLQRAETLSTLNEKKNKGALLVTHPPALTEKVINKKSLVENTYVARVGEDIDQNFIRELLIEYGFEPTDFVYEAGQFAIRGGIIDIYSFANELPFRIELFGDEIESIRTFDPVTQLSQEDKEHAPIVPNVHNKLMQEVRESLLDFLPDATVWIKDYELLVDTLDQFFDKATAKFDEILEVSGGTQVINSPEELFETRKGFTKKLSSLHRILFGNRKGIRNAETIAFDAKPQPSFNKNFHLLSETLEKQQLSGIRNIIVSDLPKQLERIQTIFDEIKPDLFVQELNLSLRGGFIDQQMNVACFTDHQIFERFHAAKSKKKFSKSKSMTLKELRELKAGDFVVHMDHGVGRFAGMEKIKAGDKEQESIRLVYRDNDLLYLSLHALHKISKYSGQEGRQPTVSKLGSPEWENKKKRAKKRVKDIAAELISLYAKRRESKGYQFEQDGYLQAELESSFLYEDTPDQAKATQDVKEDMEKPYPMDRLVCGDVGFGKTEVAVRAAFKAVCDSKQVAILVPTTILAMQHYKTFVQRMGDLPCTVDYINRFRTTKQIKETLKNVKEGKVDILIGTHRITSKDVQFKDLGLMIIDEEQKFGVKTKEKLKEMRVNVDALTLTATPIPRTLHFSLMGARDLSVIETPPPNRQPVTTKISTYSDEIIRDAVHNELMRGGQAFFVHNRVADIEHFANNIMRLVPDARVTYAHGQMDGPTLEKIMLRFIQGEYDVLISTNIIESGLDIPNANTIIVNQAHMFGLSDLHQMRGRVGRSNKKAYCYLLTPPTIGLSTDARKRLSTLEEFSDLGDGFKVAMRDLDIRGAGDLLGGEQSGFINDLGFDTFNQILEEAVQEIKETQFADLFKEELANKTVKVNTVIETDFEILIPDTYVSSISERLNLYMRADKLKNEKELERYIKDIQDRFGTMPQPVKDLLETVKMRWVASKLGMEKLILKNEGLKAYLLEHTQAAYYQSEEFGKILMYVQTHPRNCQIKETKKRVIINIDGINSINDAMVLLEKLDQ, translated from the coding sequence ATGGGAGATTTACAAGACCTGCGTCAAATAGAATTAAAAGATTTAATCAAAGCTTATCAATCGGATAGTACTACTGGAATTTTACTGAATCAGTTAAAGAAACCGGAAAGTGCCTCATATCTAAAAGGACTTTGCGGAAGTTTAGATTCCATTATTGCTTCTACTGTTTATAATAAGCTAAAAGGTTGTCATGTTTTCGTGATGCACGATGTAGAAGAGGCCATGTATTTCTTAAACGACCTTCAGAATCTTCTACCCGATGCAGATGTACTTTATTTCCCATCTTCTTACAAACGACCTTTTGAATTTACAGAGGTAGAAAATGCCAATGTGCTTCAAAGAGCAGAAACACTCAGCACCCTCAACGAAAAGAAAAACAAGGGAGCTTTATTGGTGACTCATCCACCGGCGTTAACCGAGAAGGTGATCAATAAAAAGTCGTTGGTAGAAAATACCTATGTCGCTAGAGTTGGAGAGGATATCGATCAAAACTTTATTCGAGAACTATTAATTGAATATGGTTTTGAACCTACAGATTTTGTTTACGAAGCAGGTCAGTTTGCTATTCGTGGGGGTATTATTGATATCTACTCTTTTGCCAACGAGTTACCTTTCCGTATCGAATTATTTGGTGATGAAATTGAAAGCATCAGAACTTTCGATCCGGTGACTCAATTATCTCAAGAAGATAAAGAACATGCCCCAATTGTTCCAAACGTCCACAATAAATTGATGCAGGAAGTGAGAGAATCATTACTTGATTTCCTTCCTGATGCCACGGTTTGGATCAAGGACTATGAATTGTTGGTAGACACCCTCGATCAGTTTTTTGATAAGGCCACTGCAAAGTTTGATGAAATTCTAGAAGTGAGTGGTGGTACTCAAGTCATCAATTCTCCAGAAGAATTATTTGAAACAAGAAAGGGATTTACAAAGAAACTATCATCGTTACACAGAATCCTTTTTGGAAATAGAAAGGGCATCAGAAATGCAGAAACCATAGCATTTGATGCCAAACCTCAGCCTAGTTTTAATAAAAACTTCCACTTGTTGAGCGAAACTTTAGAAAAACAGCAGTTAAGTGGAATTAGAAATATAATTGTCTCCGATTTACCCAAACAATTAGAGCGTATTCAGACCATATTCGACGAGATCAAACCCGACCTATTTGTACAAGAATTAAACTTAAGTTTAAGAGGTGGGTTCATCGATCAGCAAATGAATGTGGCTTGTTTTACAGATCATCAGATTTTTGAACGTTTCCATGCGGCCAAGTCGAAGAAAAAGTTCTCTAAGTCAAAATCAATGACGCTTAAAGAATTGAGAGAATTGAAAGCGGGAGATTTCGTGGTACACATGGATCACGGTGTAGGTCGTTTTGCCGGAATGGAGAAGATCAAAGCTGGAGATAAAGAACAAGAAAGTATCCGATTGGTCTACAGGGACAACGATTTATTGTACCTAAGTTTGCATGCCCTCCATAAGATATCAAAGTATTCTGGGCAGGAAGGAAGACAGCCGACCGTTAGTAAATTAGGATCACCCGAATGGGAAAATAAAAAGAAGCGTGCAAAGAAAAGAGTCAAAGACATTGCTGCAGAGTTGATCAGTCTTTATGCAAAACGTAGAGAATCGAAAGGTTATCAGTTTGAACAAGATGGCTACCTGCAAGCAGAATTGGAATCTTCTTTCTTATATGAAGATACTCCCGATCAGGCGAAAGCGACTCAAGATGTGAAAGAGGATATGGAGAAACCGTATCCAATGGATCGTTTGGTTTGTGGTGATGTAGGCTTCGGTAAAACAGAAGTGGCTGTTCGTGCAGCTTTCAAAGCAGTCTGCGATAGTAAGCAGGTCGCTATATTAGTCCCAACGACGATCTTGGCGATGCAACATTATAAGACTTTCGTGCAAAGAATGGGCGACTTGCCTTGTACTGTAGATTATATCAATCGCTTTAGAACAACAAAACAGATTAAAGAAACCCTCAAAAATGTAAAAGAGGGAAAAGTAGATATATTAATAGGTACGCATCGAATTACAAGTAAAGACGTTCAGTTTAAAGACTTGGGATTGATGATTATCGATGAGGAGCAGAAGTTTGGGGTAAAAACCAAAGAGAAGTTGAAAGAGATGAGAGTAAACGTAGATGCTTTAACACTTACGGCTACTCCTATTCCTAGAACATTGCACTTCTCCTTAATGGGAGCGCGTGATTTATCTGTTATTGAAACTCCTCCACCCAACCGTCAGCCGGTCACTACAAAAATCTCTACTTATAGTGATGAAATTATTCGTGATGCCGTACATAATGAATTGATGCGAGGCGGTCAAGCTTTCTTCGTGCACAACAGAGTGGCTGATATTGAACATTTCGCTAATAATATCATGCGATTGGTTCCAGATGCGAGAGTGACCTATGCTCACGGACAAATGGATGGCCCCACTTTGGAGAAAATCATGCTTCGCTTTATACAAGGTGAATATGATGTATTGATATCCACTAATATTATCGAGTCTGGATTAGATATTCCAAATGCCAATACCATTATTGTAAATCAAGCCCATATGTTTGGTTTATCAGATTTGCATCAAATGAGAGGCCGTGTAGGTAGATCTAACAAAAAAGCCTACTGTTATTTATTAACCCCTCCTACTATCGGGTTATCTACGGATGCTAGAAAACGATTATCCACTCTTGAAGAATTCTCCGATTTAGGTGATGGATTTAAGGTCGCTATGCGAGATCTTGATATCCGAGGAGCAGGCGACTTATTGGGTGGTGAGCAATCGGGCTTTATCAATGATTTAGGTTTTGATACATTTAATCAAATTCTTGAAGAAGCCGTTCAGGAAATCAAAGAGACTCAGTTTGCCGATTTATTTAAAGAAGAATTGGCCAATAAAACGGTGAAAGTAAATACTGTTATAGAAACTGATTTCGAAATCCTCATTCCTGATACCTATGTCAGCAGTATATCAGAAAGACTAAATTTATATATGCGTGCAGACAAACTTAAAAATGAAAAAGAATTAGAAAGATATATAAAAGATATCCAAGACCGATTTGGAACAATGCCTCAACCGGTAAAAGATTTATTGGAAACAGTAAAAATGCGTTGGGTAGCTTCTAAATTGGGAATGGAGAAATTAATTCTCAAAAACGAAGGGTTAAAAGCATATTTATTAGAGCATACACAAGCCGCTTATTATCAATCGGAAGAGTTTGGAAAAATTTTAATGTATGTACAGACCCATCCTAGAAATTGTCAGATAAAAGAGACAAAAAAGCGTGTAATCATCAATATTGATGGGATAAACAGTATAAATGACGCAATGGTTTTATTGGAAAAATTAGATCAATAA